A region of Marmota flaviventris isolate mMarFla1 chromosome 11, mMarFla1.hap1, whole genome shotgun sequence DNA encodes the following proteins:
- the Hes6 gene encoding transcription cofactor HES-6 isoform X1, giving the protein MAPPLVPGRDCAGREDEDCWEARGDRKARKPLVEKKRRARINESLQELRLLLAGAEVQAKLENAEVLELTVRRVQGALRGRAREREQLQAEASERFAAGYIQCMHEVHTFVSTCQAIDATVAAELLNHLLESMPLREGSSFRDLLGDTLAGPPGAPWGSGWPPGGVPGSPLPSPPGLGDDLCSDLEEVPEAELSRVPAEGRDFMPPALGSLTVARLPQSVWRPW; this is encoded by the exons ATGGCTCCGCCCCTGGTTCCCGGCAGGGACTGTGCGGGCCGCGAGGACGAGGACTGCTGGGAGGCCCGCGGGGACCGCAAG GCCCGGAAGCCTCTGGTGGAGAAGAAGCGGCGTGCGCGGATCAACGAGAGCCTGCAGGAGTTGCGGCTGTTGCTGGCTGGCGCCGAG GTGCAAGCTAAGCTGGAGAACGCCGAGGTGCTGGAGCTGACAGTGCGGCGCGTGCAGGGCGCGCTACGGGGCCGAGCGCGTG AGCGTGAACAGCTGCAAGCGGAAGCGAGTGAGCGTTTTGCTGCTGGCTACATCCAGTGCATGCACGAGGTGCACACATTCGTGTCCACATGCCAGGCCATCGACGCCACGGTAGCAGCGGAGCTCCTGAACCACCTGCTTGAGTCCATGCCGCTGCGCGAGGGGAGCAGCTTCCGGGATCTGCTGGGGGACACCTTggcagggccacctggagcccctTGGGGAAGTGGCTGGCCCCCCGGAGGGGTCCCTGGGTCCCCACTGCCCAGCCCTCCAGGCCTGGGGGACGACCTGTGCTCTGACCTAGAGGAGGTTCCAGAGGCTGAACTGAGTCGGGTGCCTGCTGAGGGAAGGGACTTCATGCCTCCAGCCCTAGGTAGCCTGACTGTGGCCCGATTACCCCAGAGCGTCTGGAGGCCTTGGTGA
- the Hes6 gene encoding transcription cofactor HES-6 isoform X2, producing MAPPLVPGRDCAGREDEDCWEARGDRKARKPLVEKKRRARINESLQELRLLLAGAEVQAKLENAEVLELTSVNSCKRKRVSVLLLATSSACTRCTHSCPHARPSTPR from the exons ATGGCTCCGCCCCTGGTTCCCGGCAGGGACTGTGCGGGCCGCGAGGACGAGGACTGCTGGGAGGCCCGCGGGGACCGCAAG GCCCGGAAGCCTCTGGTGGAGAAGAAGCGGCGTGCGCGGATCAACGAGAGCCTGCAGGAGTTGCGGCTGTTGCTGGCTGGCGCCGAG GTGCAAGCTAAGCTGGAGAACGCCGAGGTGCTGGAGCTGACA AGCGTGAACAGCTGCAAGCGGAAGCGAGTGAGCGTTTTGCTGCTGGCTACATCCAGTGCATGCACGAGGTGCACACATTCGTGTCCACATGCCAGGCCATCGACGCCACGGTAG